A stretch of the Sphingobacterium thalpophilum genome encodes the following:
- a CDS encoding HAEPLYID family protein gives MKDIKHTAKLVATLISIGLLSASDPVYAQQSPAKPDKVHHAEPLYNDLVRDLGARKGEKEINVGADIKKMKDADEYGYLMEYEFAPVNRLGLEVETDFAYSKSKVAGSGSSNALERLRLSSQYSFYVSKPHATTLAVGYTQIFNFVEGGTAFNPFFIAAKSWHSNWHTLIYTGPELAYRYKTRKAELNWQINTSFHYTLPQSDHFIGLEINQVVANGRLETTLHPQVKLGLNDKLAIGMAVGLPVGDREDSVSSFFRLIYQL, from the coding sequence ATGAAAGACATCAAACATACAGCAAAGCTGGTGGCGACGCTGATTTCAATTGGCCTGCTGAGCGCTTCAGATCCTGTCTATGCACAGCAAAGTCCTGCTAAACCCGATAAGGTACATCACGCCGAACCGTTATACAATGATCTGGTGCGCGATTTGGGCGCCCGAAAAGGAGAAAAGGAAATTAATGTAGGGGCAGATATCAAAAAGATGAAAGACGCCGATGAATATGGCTATTTGATGGAATATGAATTTGCGCCGGTCAACCGTCTGGGCCTTGAAGTAGAGACGGATTTTGCCTATTCAAAAAGTAAGGTGGCAGGTTCCGGTTCGAGCAATGCACTCGAACGGTTGCGTTTATCTTCTCAATACTCTTTTTATGTTTCTAAGCCACATGCCACGACTCTGGCGGTTGGATACACGCAGATTTTTAACTTCGTGGAAGGCGGAACAGCCTTTAATCCCTTTTTTATTGCAGCCAAAAGCTGGCATAGCAATTGGCATACCTTGATTTATACAGGGCCGGAGCTGGCATACCGGTATAAAACGCGGAAGGCGGAACTGAACTGGCAGATCAATACTTCTTTTCATTATACACTGCCTCAGTCGGATCACTTTATTGGTTTGGAAATCAATCAGGTGGTTGCTAATGGTAGGTTGGAAACCACACTGCATCCTCAGGTTAAGCTGGGGCTGAATGATAAGCTGGCTATTGGTATGGCGGTAGGTCTTCCGGTTGGGGACAGGGAGGATAGTGTCAGTTCTTTTTTCCGGCTGATCTACCAATTGTGA